The following proteins come from a genomic window of Frankia casuarinae:
- a CDS encoding serine/threonine-protein kinase encodes MAKSASVPPDTSRHGTPRYVAQRYRLDTPIGRGGAGVVWRGEDELLQRPVAIKEILVPMAGAQNERDAIRARVLREARALARLHSPAIVSVYDVVEEHQRHWIIMELVDADSLGDVIRNQGPLPFDQVAAIGLALTDALAAAHSAGVLHRDVKPGNVLLGRDGRVRLTDFGIAATEGDVTLTGTGALVGSPAYIAPERVRGSSGTPASDLWGLGATLYSAVEGQPPFEGPETYAVLTAVVEGRRRAFRLAGPLRNLLSDLMDRPAEERPDVTEIRRRLIPIARNANPVPASVMHARPRTDEETDASSVDVGLENLDDPAEPAAGAGPAADSRSGSSGGVAGTAGVQAGEAASAAVGDQGAVPGPANRPASAAAPPVPADRDVTVDPLLNPLGGAAVAAAGAAGSRTGRREPDRAGPSNRVIPPDRTTPQNRAAPPGRTRPDPDHDAPTSIGLNSVAGPSVDDDVTRIGAVTPVSATSDLDLFDDDNHAAGLLPLGEARRRAEPARHDGHGRGPGDPQRRRQRTIAVVAGAAMLVMGAAIALTVGLTSGGSTPGPNDVTAQQTTPPPIATIASSPPAVTSRSAASEVVAPDSPRYTPRPRPSSSATPTTTPTTETPTPTPQPSTQVQTSPPPTQTPPPRVTPSPSRTAPASPGGTTPPVVSTTAPAPTGTTTFVP; translated from the coding sequence ATGGCTAAATCGGCAAGCGTGCCCCCGGACACCTCCCGGCACGGCACACCTCGCTACGTAGCGCAACGCTACCGGCTCGACACGCCCATCGGGCGTGGTGGAGCCGGTGTCGTCTGGCGCGGTGAGGACGAACTACTCCAGCGTCCGGTCGCCATCAAAGAGATCCTCGTGCCGATGGCCGGCGCGCAGAACGAGCGCGACGCGATTCGGGCCCGGGTTCTTCGCGAGGCCCGCGCCCTGGCCAGGCTGCACAGTCCCGCCATCGTCTCGGTGTACGACGTGGTCGAGGAACATCAGCGGCACTGGATCATCATGGAACTCGTCGACGCGGACAGCCTCGGCGATGTGATCCGCAACCAGGGCCCGCTGCCTTTCGACCAGGTCGCCGCGATCGGGCTGGCGCTGACCGACGCGCTCGCCGCGGCTCATTCGGCGGGCGTGCTCCACCGCGACGTCAAGCCCGGGAACGTCCTGCTCGGGCGGGACGGCCGGGTGCGGCTCACCGACTTCGGCATCGCCGCGACCGAGGGCGACGTGACCCTGACCGGCACTGGGGCCCTGGTCGGTTCCCCGGCCTACATCGCTCCCGAGCGGGTCCGGGGCTCCTCCGGTACTCCCGCGAGCGACCTGTGGGGGCTCGGCGCGACGCTGTACTCGGCCGTCGAGGGTCAGCCTCCGTTCGAGGGCCCGGAGACCTACGCCGTACTGACCGCCGTGGTGGAGGGCCGCCGGCGGGCCTTCCGGCTAGCCGGTCCGTTGCGCAACCTGCTCAGTGACCTGATGGACCGGCCGGCCGAGGAGCGGCCCGACGTGACGGAGATCCGCCGGCGGCTGATCCCGATCGCGCGCAATGCGAATCCGGTACCGGCTTCGGTCATGCACGCCCGTCCTCGGACTGACGAGGAGACGGACGCGAGTTCCGTCGACGTCGGCCTGGAGAACCTCGACGACCCGGCCGAGCCGGCAGCAGGCGCCGGACCGGCCGCGGATTCCCGGTCGGGGTCGAGCGGCGGTGTCGCCGGGACCGCGGGAGTCCAGGCGGGCGAGGCAGCTTCGGCGGCCGTGGGAGACCAGGGGGCTGTCCCGGGCCCGGCGAACCGCCCGGCGTCCGCCGCCGCGCCGCCCGTCCCCGCTGACCGCGACGTCACCGTGGATCCCCTGCTCAACCCCCTTGGCGGGGCCGCCGTGGCGGCCGCGGGCGCTGCCGGGTCGCGCACCGGTCGTAGGGAACCCGACCGCGCCGGCCCATCGAACCGCGTGATCCCGCCGGATCGGACCACGCCGCAGAACCGCGCAGCACCGCCCGGCCGGACGCGGCCCGACCCCGACCACGACGCGCCGACCAGCATCGGGCTCAACAGCGTGGCGGGGCCTTCGGTGGACGACGACGTGACCCGCATCGGCGCGGTCACCCCCGTGTCGGCGACCTCCGACCTGGATCTGTTCGACGACGACAATCACGCCGCCGGACTGTTGCCCCTCGGCGAGGCCCGGCGCCGCGCCGAGCCTGCCCGCCACGACGGACACGGTCGCGGACCGGGCGACCCCCAGCGGCGTCGGCAGCGGACGATCGCGGTCGTGGCCGGAGCGGCCATGCTCGTGATGGGCGCGGCCATCGCCCTGACCGTCGGTCTGACCTCCGGCGGCTCGACCCCCGGGCCGAACGATGTCACCGCGCAGCAGACCACGCCACCGCCCATCGCGACCATCGCTTCATCCCCCCCGGCCGTGACTTCACGGTCCGCCGCGTCTGAGGTAGTCGCCCCGGACTCCCCGCGCTATACCCCCCGCCCCCGGCCGTCGTCGTCCGCGACCCCAACGACGACGCCGACGACGGAGACACCCACCCCGACTCCCCAGCCGAGCACCCAGGTTCAGACCTCCCCGCCGCCGACCCAGACACCACCCCCCAGGGTCACCCCCTCGCCGAGCCGGACGGCGCCGGCCTCTCCAGGGGGCACAACGCCGCCCGTCGTTTCGACGACGGCACCGGCGCCGACCGGAACCACCACCTTCGTGCCCTGA